In Hwangdonia lutea, a single window of DNA contains:
- a CDS encoding NAD(P)H-dependent oxidoreductase, whose amino-acid sequence MDTIKQLQWRYATKKFDADKKLSKNKLDILKQAFNLTATSYGLQTISLVIVEDKAIRASLVEHSYNQNQVLDASHLLVICIQDNIQHFDVNNYYKNIKAIRNTPDQILEPYRKGLVEIMGNMTIDEQQQWSTNQAYIALGNLMTICAIENIDSCPMEGFVSKKYDSILKLKDKGLKSVLLLPVGYRAKDDMFSDFKKVRKPIKETIIEI is encoded by the coding sequence ATGGATACTATAAAACAGTTACAATGGCGGTATGCAACCAAAAAGTTTGATGCCGATAAAAAACTATCCAAAAACAAACTCGACATCTTAAAACAAGCCTTTAACTTAACGGCAACCTCCTATGGCCTACAAACCATAAGTTTGGTAATTGTTGAAGATAAAGCCATTCGCGCTTCCTTGGTAGAGCATTCATACAACCAAAACCAAGTATTGGATGCCTCACATTTATTGGTGATTTGCATCCAAGACAACATTCAACATTTCGATGTCAACAACTATTACAAAAACATAAAAGCCATACGCAACACCCCAGACCAAATACTGGAACCCTATCGAAAAGGCCTCGTAGAAATCATGGGAAATATGACCATCGACGAGCAACAACAATGGTCCACAAACCAAGCTTACATTGCGCTAGGCAATTTAATGACCATCTGCGCCATCGAAAATATAGATTCCTGCCCCATGGAAGGATTCGTCTCAAAAAAATACGACAGCATACTAAAATTAAAAGACAAAGGATTAAAATCCGTACTACTGCTCCCCGTAGGTTACCGAGCAAAAGACGACATGTTTTCCGATTTTAAAAAAGTAAGAAAACCAATTAAAGAAACCATAATAGAAATATAA
- a CDS encoding DegT/DnrJ/EryC1/StrS family aminotransferase yields the protein MPGFELFSDLERNEVNDVLQSGVLMRYGFDGMRNGHWKAKELEAALENTLQSKHVQLVSSGTAAVSVALAAAGVGAGDEVIMPTFTFVASFEAIMMLGAIPILVDIDDTLGLNPEAVEQAITPKTKAIMVVQMCGSMANMEALQAISNKHNLLLVEDACQAIGGTFKGKPLGSIGDLGCFSFDFVKTITCGEGGAVITNNKDYYLNADHYSDHGHDHVGNDRGAESHPFLGYNFRISELHAAVGLAQVKRLPEFLKIQKGNYSILREALSVIPEVTFRTVPEGGEESYAFLSFFLPNLDMARQASEAFKTNGVDGCFHYFDNNWHYIRKWDHLKNLKTLYPISTEVKNGLAYLQTKTFEKSDDYIARNISCLIKLSWTEDEVKARASKMVEAIKQIVKG from the coding sequence ATGCCAGGATTTGAATTATTCAGCGATTTAGAACGAAACGAAGTTAACGATGTCTTACAAAGCGGCGTGCTTATGCGCTACGGTTTTGATGGCATGCGCAACGGCCATTGGAAAGCCAAAGAACTTGAAGCAGCCTTGGAAAACACCTTGCAATCCAAACACGTACAACTGGTTTCCAGCGGTACCGCAGCCGTATCGGTAGCTTTGGCAGCAGCAGGCGTTGGTGCGGGCGACGAGGTTATTATGCCAACATTTACCTTCGTAGCCAGTTTCGAGGCCATCATGATGCTGGGAGCCATTCCCATTTTAGTCGATATTGACGATACTTTGGGCCTAAACCCAGAAGCTGTCGAGCAAGCCATTACCCCAAAAACAAAAGCCATTATGGTGGTGCAAATGTGCGGCAGTATGGCAAATATGGAAGCCTTACAAGCCATTTCAAACAAACATAACCTGTTATTAGTTGAAGATGCCTGTCAAGCCATTGGCGGTACTTTTAAGGGCAAGCCCTTGGGTAGCATCGGCGATTTGGGCTGCTTTTCGTTCGATTTTGTAAAAACCATTACCTGTGGCGAAGGTGGTGCCGTAATAACAAATAACAAGGATTATTACTTAAATGCCGACCATTACAGCGACCACGGTCACGACCACGTTGGTAACGACAGAGGCGCAGAAAGCCATCCGTTTTTAGGCTATAATTTCCGTATTTCCGAACTGCATGCCGCCGTTGGATTAGCCCAAGTAAAGCGATTACCGGAATTTTTAAAAATTCAAAAAGGAAATTACAGCATATTGCGCGAGGCGCTATCAGTAATACCGGAAGTTACGTTTAGGACCGTTCCCGAAGGTGGCGAGGAAAGCTATGCCTTTTTAAGTTTCTTTTTACCAAACTTAGATATGGCACGACAAGCATCCGAAGCCTTTAAAACCAATGGTGTCGATGGCTGTTTCCATTATTTCGATAATAACTGGCACTATATTAGAAAATGGGATCATCTAAAAAACTTAAAAACCCTGTATCCCATTTCTACCGAAGTTAAAAATGGCTTAGCATACCTTCAAACCAAAACTTTTGAGAAATCAGATGATTATATCGCTAGAAATATTTCCTGTTTAATCAAATTATCGTGGACTGAGGACGAGGTAAAAGCACGGGCTTCAAAAATGGTGGAAGCCATAAAGCAAATCGTTAAAGGCTAG
- a CDS encoding pyridoxamine 5'-phosphate oxidase family protein has translation MKITTSTQLRELYGYPSGRAKDKVFPTLEKHAINFIKKSPFVVLSTSNKDGKHDASPRGGSPGFVHVNSDSELIIPDAKGNNRMDSLSNIIETGKVGLLFLIPGVDETLRINGNAYISIDKNHINLFASEQNPPKSCVVITVDEMFLHCAKAFMRSKLWDASAQINRDELPTMGQMLKDQLGTKEAPETREAMLKRYKKDL, from the coding sequence ATGAAAATTACGACCAGCACCCAACTCCGTGAGTTATACGGTTACCCAAGCGGAAGAGCAAAAGATAAAGTGTTTCCAACCTTGGAAAAGCACGCCATTAACTTTATAAAAAAATCGCCATTTGTGGTTTTGTCTACTTCAAATAAAGACGGCAAACACGATGCATCGCCACGCGGTGGATCACCGGGTTTTGTACACGTAAATAGCGATTCAGAACTTATAATTCCGGATGCCAAAGGCAATAATAGAATGGATAGCTTATCGAATATTATCGAAACAGGAAAAGTTGGTTTACTATTTTTAATTCCGGGTGTCGATGAAACTTTGCGTATTAATGGAAACGCTTATATATCAATAGATAAAAACCATATTAATTTATTTGCCTCGGAACAAAACCCGCCCAAAAGCTGTGTTGTTATTACGGTTGACGAAATGTTTTTACACTGCGCCAAAGCCTTTATGCGCTCCAAATTATGGGATGCCTCTGCTCAAATTAACCGAGACGAATTGCCAACTATGGGGCAAATGCTTAAAGACCAATTGGGTACAAAAGAAGCCCCGGAAACCCGTGAGGCTATGCTAAAACGGTATAAAAAGGATTTGTAA
- a CDS encoding AraC family transcriptional regulator produces the protein MKPKPSNKVFYEEKLNVIIEYIHNNLDSKIDIKTLAEISCFSPFHFHRISRALLGEPIGAYICRTRLETAAKLIRYATSDMATIAYRVGFETPSSLSKAFKSHFGISPTEYRKNKEFTFKKTNIMNVTLNIKKPKIQDIDDMQCLYYRMQGAYQTLNYAGAWKKLWGQVKEQKLFTKGIKMIGLPHDDPKVTDDDKIRYDACLIIHKAAKPVGDIGVKTLNGGKFAVFLYQGSYKYFAEVYNYIFNEWLLNTDYELRDAPVRERYISNPERVAEEKLKTEFYIPVK, from the coding sequence ATGAAACCGAAACCAAGCAATAAAGTCTTTTACGAAGAAAAACTGAATGTAATTATTGAGTACATCCACAATAATTTAGATAGCAAAATTGATATAAAAACGCTTGCTGAAATTTCGTGTTTTTCGCCGTTTCATTTTCATCGTATTAGTAGGGCGTTGTTGGGCGAACCCATTGGCGCTTATATTTGCAGAACGCGATTGGAAACGGCAGCAAAATTAATACGGTATGCCACATCGGATATGGCAACTATTGCTTACCGTGTTGGTTTCGAAACACCCTCGTCATTATCAAAAGCCTTTAAATCCCATTTTGGGATATCGCCTACCGAATATCGAAAAAACAAAGAATTCACTTTCAAAAAAACAAACATTATGAACGTTACGTTAAACATTAAAAAGCCAAAAATTCAAGATATTGATGATATGCAATGCTTGTATTACCGAATGCAAGGTGCTTACCAAACCCTTAATTATGCTGGTGCTTGGAAAAAACTTTGGGGACAAGTAAAGGAACAAAAACTATTTACCAAAGGTATTAAGATGATTGGTTTACCGCATGATGACCCAAAGGTTACCGACGACGATAAAATTAGATACGACGCTTGTTTAATTATTCATAAAGCGGCAAAACCCGTTGGGGATATTGGTGTGAAAACTTTAAATGGCGGCAAATTTGCTGTGTTTTTATATCAAGGTTCCTACAAGTATTTTGCCGAGGTTTATAATTATATTTTTAACGAATGGCTGTTGAATACCGATTACGAACTGCGCGACGCACCGGTTAGAGAACGCTACATAAGTAACCCCGAACGTGTGGCGGAAGAAAAACTAAAAACGGAGTTTTATATTCCTGTGAAGTAA
- a CDS encoding serine hydrolase, translating into MKSLSKHIIVTFFVLLIGQINIAQNKVEQIDKLISVYAEYGKFNGSVLVADNGKVIYKKGFGMANMEWDIPNQPNTKHRLGSITKQFTAMLILQLAANGILDLQAPITTYLPDYPKSTGDKITTHHLLTHTSGIPNYTAFPRFFQDESRNPYTPEEFVEKFADKDLEFTPGERFNYSNSGYFLLGVIIEKLTGKTYEQMLNSNIFTPLNMHNSGYDNHADIIKNRATGYERNGNGYVNSRYLDMSIPYAAGSLYSTVEDLYLWDQALYTNKLLPQKYMDLYFEPYIPAFGRGHYAYGWGVGYNNIGKSTDSIYTIGHGGGINGFNTNISRAPSDKSLVVLLSNAGGAPLNQMTQAIRGIMHGKEYSLPKQSVANALLTVINDKGIEAGIEYYKTIKDSENYELIEREMNAMGYQLMQSEKVEEAAKVFKLNIEAFPKSSNVYDSYAEALMTLGKNDLAIEYYKKSVDLNPNNQNGIDFLKKLGADVSEYEKEVVVPDAILETYVGKYELAPNFVLTIRKKDGQLKVQATGQPEFDVFPKTETVFYLKVVNAQLTFNKNDADEVESVTLLQGGRETTGKRLED; encoded by the coding sequence ATGAAATCATTATCAAAACACATCATTGTAACATTTTTTGTGCTGTTAATAGGCCAAATAAATATCGCTCAGAATAAAGTTGAGCAAATAGACAAACTAATTAGTGTGTATGCCGAATACGGTAAATTTAATGGTTCTGTTTTGGTGGCAGACAACGGCAAAGTGATTTACAAAAAAGGTTTTGGTATGGCAAATATGGAATGGGATATACCCAACCAACCCAACACCAAACATCGTTTGGGCTCGATAACCAAACAGTTTACGGCAATGCTTATTTTGCAGTTGGCGGCTAATGGAATCTTGGATTTACAAGCGCCCATTACAACCTATCTTCCAGATTATCCAAAAAGTACAGGTGATAAAATTACCACACACCACTTATTAACGCATACATCTGGCATACCAAATTATACCGCGTTTCCCAGATTTTTTCAAGACGAAAGCCGCAATCCGTACACACCGGAGGAATTTGTTGAAAAATTTGCGGATAAAGATTTGGAATTCACACCCGGTGAAAGATTTAATTATAGCAATTCGGGTTATTTTCTTTTGGGCGTAATCATTGAAAAATTAACCGGAAAGACTTATGAGCAAATGCTCAACAGTAATATTTTTACACCTTTAAATATGCATAATTCGGGTTACGATAATCATGCCGATATTATTAAAAATCGCGCCACAGGCTACGAGAGAAATGGGAATGGCTATGTAAATTCAAGATATTTGGATATGTCTATTCCGTATGCCGCTGGATCTTTGTACTCCACCGTTGAAGATTTATATCTGTGGGATCAAGCCTTGTACACCAATAAATTATTACCACAAAAATATATGGACCTATATTTTGAACCCTACATTCCGGCTTTCGGAAGAGGTCACTATGCTTACGGATGGGGTGTTGGTTATAACAATATAGGGAAATCTACCGACAGTATTTATACCATAGGTCATGGCGGCGGGATTAACGGATTTAACACCAATATTTCCAGAGCACCTTCCGATAAATCGTTGGTCGTGCTTTTAAGCAATGCGGGAGGCGCACCACTTAATCAGATGACGCAGGCTATTCGAGGTATCATGCATGGTAAAGAATATAGTTTGCCTAAACAATCGGTTGCCAATGCGTTGTTAACCGTTATTAATGATAAAGGCATTGAGGCTGGAATAGAATATTATAAAACGATTAAAGATTCTGAAAATTACGAGTTGATTGAAAGGGAAATGAATGCTATGGGTTACCAATTGATGCAATCAGAAAAGGTTGAAGAAGCGGCAAAAGTGTTTAAACTTAATATTGAAGCCTTTCCTAAATCGTCGAATGTGTATGATAGTTATGCCGAAGCGTTAATGACTTTAGGTAAAAATGATTTGGCGATTGAATACTATAAAAAGTCTGTTGATTTAAACCCGAATAACCAAAACGGTATCGATTTTTTAAAGAAATTAGGAGCCGATGTTTCTGAATATGAAAAAGAAGTTGTTGTGCCAGATGCTATTTTAGAAACCTATGTTGGCAAGTATGAGTTAGCGCCAAATTTTGTTTTAACCATTAGAAAAAAGGATGGCCAATTAAAAGTGCAAGCCACAGGGCAACCTGAGTTTGATGTTTTCCCAAAAACCGAAACTGTGTTTTATTTAAAAGTGGTGAATGCCCAATTAACCTTTAATAAAAATGATGCCGACGAAGTTGAAAGCGTTACTTTATTACAAGGTGGACGTGAAACGACGGGGAAACGTTTGGAAGACTAG
- a CDS encoding GNAT family N-acetyltransferase gives MKAPTLENHRVKLSLLDLSNYKHLLPIAQQPHLIQFSPSKIDTPDDLKAYVQTAVDGYKLKTTMPFIVFDKQTNTYAGSTRFGLINWKNKVLHIGWTWIGHEFQGSGLNAHMKYLMLQYAFEALEFDKVEFRIDERNLKSRKAVEKLGATLEGILRKDTLMLDGFKRSTCCYGILSEEWDGIKETVFAGF, from the coding sequence ATGAAAGCACCAACCCTAGAAAACCACCGCGTAAAACTTTCGCTTTTAGATTTAAGCAATTACAAACACCTGTTGCCCATTGCACAACAACCCCACTTAATACAATTCTCGCCCAGTAAAATTGATACGCCCGACGATTTAAAAGCCTACGTGCAAACTGCTGTTGATGGCTATAAACTCAAAACCACTATGCCGTTTATTGTGTTTGATAAACAAACCAACACTTATGCTGGAAGCACCCGTTTTGGATTGATTAATTGGAAAAATAAAGTGTTGCACATTGGCTGGACGTGGATAGGACACGAATTTCAGGGCAGCGGACTTAACGCCCACATGAAATATTTAATGCTACAATACGCCTTTGAAGCATTAGAATTTGATAAAGTAGAATTTAGAATAGACGAGCGCAACCTAAAATCTAGAAAAGCGGTTGAAAAATTAGGCGCCACCCTGGAAGGTATTTTACGAAAAGATACGTTGATGCTTGATGGTTTTAAACGCAGCACCTGTTGTTATGGGATTTTGAGTGAGGAATGGGATGGGATAAAGGAAACGGTTTTTGCGGGGTTTTAG
- a CDS encoding GIY-YIG nuclease family protein — MIEYTEGHHTYYVYIITNKYRSTYYIGVTNNLTQRLQQHIENIELKRKTFAAKYNLKYLVYYEKFSWIQLAIAREKEIKGWRRDKKLNLLRNFNESFEFLNHLFIDNGIPHASE, encoded by the coding sequence ATGATTGAATATACAGAAGGCCATCACACTTACTATGTTTACATAATTACTAATAAATACCGATCAACTTACTACATTGGCGTAACTAATAATTTAACGCAACGTTTACAGCAACATATTGAAAACATAGAACTTAAACGTAAAACTTTTGCTGCCAAATACAATTTAAAGTATCTGGTTTATTATGAAAAATTTTCTTGGATTCAACTTGCCATTGCAAGAGAAAAAGAAATTAAAGGCTGGAGAAGAGATAAAAAGTTGAATTTGCTTCGGAATTTTAATGAGAGTTTTGAGTTTTTAAATCATCTTTTTATTGATAATGGGATTCCTCATGCGTCGGAATAA
- a CDS encoding alpha/beta hydrolase: protein MKLQEKEISYTISNSYSTLNELTKSTKNVWFVCHGMGYLSRYFLRYFKGLNPDENYIIAPQAASKYYLKSEFKHVGSSWLTKESTEMETENVMRNFDAVFKAENIPEHLNLIVFGYSQGVSVAARYVAKRQLPCTQLVLHSGGIPKELQAEDFAFLKAKVSLICGTDDEYLTDERLQSETEKAQLLFKDNLLVMLFDGKHEVNVELINGLV from the coding sequence ATGAAATTACAAGAAAAAGAAATATCATACACCATATCCAACTCGTATTCTACGCTAAATGAACTTACAAAATCAACCAAAAATGTATGGTTTGTTTGCCATGGCATGGGCTATTTGAGTCGGTATTTTTTAAGGTATTTTAAAGGATTAAATCCTGATGAAAATTATATTATCGCCCCACAGGCAGCCAGTAAATATTATTTAAAATCCGAATTCAAACACGTGGGCTCCAGTTGGCTAACCAAGGAAAGCACCGAAATGGAAACCGAAAATGTGATGCGCAATTTTGATGCTGTTTTTAAAGCTGAAAACATTCCGGAACACCTCAACTTGATTGTGTTTGGTTATTCGCAAGGCGTTAGTGTTGCGGCGCGCTATGTGGCAAAACGGCAATTGCCATGTACCCAATTGGTGTTGCATTCCGGTGGTATTCCCAAAGAATTACAAGCGGAAGACTTCGCGTTTTTAAAAGCCAAAGTGAGTTTAATTTGCGGAACCGATGATGAATATTTAACCGATGAACGCTTACAATCCGAAACCGAAAAAGCACAACTTTTATTTAAGGATAATTTACTTGTTATGTTGTTTGATGGTAAGCATGAAGTGAATGTAGAGTTGATTAATGGGTTAGTGTAA
- a CDS encoding PaaI family thioesterase: MELSKEVILERFQAMAKNTLLETLKIEMIDFGDDFLILKMPVTPKVHQPDGVLHGGATAALAETTGSFAAELFLNTKGYFVRGIEISANHVKSVRDGNVYAKAIFIHKGRTTQLFEIRVTDDDDNLISLCKLTTISLPRTK; this comes from the coding sequence ATGGAATTATCTAAAGAAGTCATATTAGAGCGGTTTCAAGCTATGGCTAAAAACACTTTGTTGGAAACCTTAAAAATTGAAATGATTGATTTTGGCGATGACTTTTTGATTTTGAAAATGCCGGTAACCCCTAAAGTACATCAACCCGATGGTGTGTTACATGGTGGTGCAACTGCTGCTTTGGCAGAGACCACCGGAAGTTTTGCAGCTGAATTGTTTTTAAATACCAAAGGTTATTTTGTTCGCGGTATTGAGATAAGTGCCAACCACGTAAAAAGTGTACGTGATGGAAACGTTTATGCTAAAGCTATTTTTATTCATAAAGGTCGAACCACGCAATTGTTTGAAATTAGAGTGACTGATGACGATGATAACTTGATTTCGCTGTGCAAATTGACTACCATTTCGCTTCCTCGAACCAAATAA
- a CDS encoding chorismate-binding protein has product MEDFFNRIETQYRNHLPFVVYRKPNEDVVKAILQQTNGLHFTRDFTEKGFVFSPFDDAEDSILIPVEDSEVISMSQQFVIPADAGIHSNSHSVPMESESKKFHINLIKKGIKAITEKAFEKVVLSRHETVNLSNSNPISILKTLLKTYKSAFVYCWYHPKVGLWLGATPETLIKIEGKQLSIMALAGTQDYKGTLDVVWEAKEKDEQHIVTQFVAESLRPWVENLKIGETETVKAGNLLHLKTMISARLLSDSKLKDIVSVLHPTPAVCGFPKLDAKQFILKHENYNREFYTGFLGELNFETTKTPRSGKRNIENRAYAIKQKSTQLYVNLRCMQIKNDKAIIYIGGGITESSIPESEWEETVSKSLVIKSVL; this is encoded by the coding sequence TTGGAAGATTTTTTTAATCGTATTGAAACGCAATACCGCAACCATTTGCCTTTTGTGGTTTACAGAAAACCCAATGAAGATGTTGTTAAAGCGATACTTCAACAAACAAACGGTTTACATTTTACCAGAGATTTTACCGAAAAGGGGTTTGTGTTTTCACCGTTTGACGATGCCGAAGATTCGATTTTGATACCCGTTGAAGATTCGGAAGTGATTTCTATGTCCCAACAATTTGTCATTCCTGCGGATGCGGGAATCCACTCGAATAGCCATTCAGTTCCAATGGAATCTGAATCAAAAAAATTTCACATCAACCTTATAAAAAAAGGCATCAAAGCTATTACCGAAAAGGCCTTTGAAAAAGTGGTTTTGTCGCGACATGAAACGGTAAATCTATCAAATTCGAATCCCATTTCAATTTTAAAAACCCTTTTAAAAACTTATAAATCGGCCTTTGTGTATTGTTGGTATCACCCCAAAGTAGGCCTGTGGTTGGGCGCAACACCAGAAACCTTAATTAAAATTGAAGGTAAACAATTGTCTATTATGGCATTGGCGGGTACACAAGACTATAAAGGCACTTTGGATGTAGTTTGGGAAGCCAAAGAAAAAGACGAGCAGCACATTGTAACCCAATTTGTTGCCGAAAGTTTAAGACCTTGGGTGGAAAACTTAAAAATAGGTGAGACCGAAACCGTAAAAGCAGGTAATTTGTTGCATTTAAAAACGATGATTTCGGCCAGATTGCTATCGGATTCAAAATTAAAGGATATTGTTTCGGTATTACATCCCACGCCAGCCGTTTGCGGATTCCCGAAACTTGATGCCAAACAATTCATTTTAAAACACGAAAATTATAACCGCGAATTTTACACGGGTTTCCTAGGAGAATTAAATTTTGAAACCACAAAAACACCACGATCCGGTAAACGCAATATTGAAAACAGAGCTTATGCGATAAAACAAAAAAGCACACAGTTGTACGTTAATTTGCGTTGTATGCAAATAAAAAACGACAAAGCCATTATTTACATTGGTGGTGGTATTACCGAAAGCTCCATTCCGGAAAGCGAATGGGAAGAAACAGTGTCTAAATCTTTGGTTATTAAAAGCGTTTTGTAA
- the menD gene encoding 2-succinyl-5-enolpyruvyl-6-hydroxy-3-cyclohexene-1-carboxylic-acid synthase, translating to MKYPKIPLAQTVIQLCKAKGIKHIVISPGSRNAPLTIGFTNNPFFICYSIVDERCAAFFALGIAQQLQEPTAVVCTSGSALLNYYPAVAEAFYSDVPLVVLSADRPKHLIGVGDGQTINQKNVFENHILYSANLKLDLNEKDEVEEELPIFKNMENKIEALLGLKKGIQDYNEAEINKAINTAYSQNGPVHINIPFDEPLYDMVDVLSVNPKTIPIEKKSLEIESSVLKDCINNWNAASKKMVLVGVSSPNQIEQQWLDVLAKDDSVIVFTETTSNLHHEAFFPSIDKIIAPLNDEDFKTLQPEILLTFGGLIVSKKIKAFLRKHKPKQHWHIDLNKANDTFFSLNQWIKTTPNDFFSKFLPEVELSKSDYNRVWQSVKETRAVNHADYLKSVTFSDLKAFEIILNNIPNHTVLQLGNSSTVRYAQLFDLNKTLEVFCNRGTSGIDGSTSTAVGCAVSNPKQTTLISGDLSFIYDSNALWNNFIPNNFRIIVINNRGGGIFRILPGHKNTENFDTYFETNHNLTAEHLCNMYGFEYESVSDAADLKDRLNTFYTASHKPKLLEIFTPKHLNDEVLLDYFKAMG from the coding sequence ATGAAATACCCTAAAATTCCACTAGCGCAAACCGTTATTCAGCTTTGTAAAGCCAAAGGCATAAAGCACATTGTTATTTCTCCGGGAAGCAGAAATGCACCTTTAACCATTGGGTTTACCAACAATCCCTTTTTTATTTGTTATAGTATTGTCGACGAGCGTTGTGCAGCTTTTTTCGCTTTGGGTATCGCACAGCAATTGCAAGAACCTACGGCTGTGGTGTGCACATCGGGCAGTGCCTTGTTAAATTATTATCCCGCTGTGGCGGAAGCTTTTTATAGCGATGTGCCTTTAGTCGTGTTATCGGCAGACCGACCCAAACATTTAATTGGCGTTGGCGATGGACAAACCATCAATCAGAAAAATGTATTTGAAAACCATATTTTATATTCGGCAAATTTAAAGTTGGATCTCAATGAAAAAGATGAGGTAGAGGAGGAGTTGCCCATTTTTAAAAATATGGAAAACAAAATTGAAGCTTTGTTGGGTTTAAAAAAAGGCATTCAAGATTATAACGAGGCTGAAATAAACAAAGCCATTAATACTGCATATTCACAAAACGGACCCGTGCATATTAATATTCCGTTTGATGAGCCTTTGTATGACATGGTTGATGTTTTATCGGTTAACCCGAAAACTATTCCTATTGAAAAAAAATCGTTAGAAATTGAATCTTCAGTTTTAAAGGACTGTATAAATAATTGGAATGCGGCTTCAAAAAAAATGGTTTTGGTCGGTGTTAGTTCGCCAAACCAGATTGAACAGCAATGGTTGGATGTTTTGGCAAAAGACGATAGCGTGATTGTGTTTACCGAAACGACTTCAAATTTGCATCACGAGGCGTTTTTTCCGAGTATCGACAAAATAATCGCGCCTTTAAATGATGAAGACTTTAAAACCTTGCAGCCAGAAATTTTATTGACTTTTGGCGGATTAATTGTATCCAAAAAGATAAAAGCATTTCTGCGTAAGCACAAACCCAAGCAACATTGGCATATTGATTTAAATAAAGCAAACGATACGTTTTTTAGTTTAAACCAATGGATTAAAACGACACCGAATGACTTCTTTTCAAAATTTTTACCGGAAGTAGAATTATCAAAAAGTGACTATAATAGGGTTTGGCAATCGGTAAAAGAAACCAGAGCGGTTAATCATGCCGACTATCTTAAAAGCGTAACCTTTTCCGATTTAAAAGCTTTCGAAATTATTTTAAACAACATACCCAACCACACCGTTTTGCAATTGGGTAATAGCTCCACGGTGCGCTACGCACAACTGTTTGATTTAAACAAAACCTTGGAGGTGTTTTGTAACCGAGGCACAAGTGGTATTGATGGCAGCACAAGTACGGCTGTGGGTTGCGCGGTTTCAAATCCCAAACAAACCACACTTATTTCGGGCGATTTAAGTTTTATTTACGATAGCAACGCACTGTGGAATAATTTTATACCAAATAATTTTAGAATTATTGTTATCAATAATCGAGGTGGCGGTATTTTCAGGATTCTTCCCGGGCATAAAAACACAGAAAACTTCGATACCTATTTTGAAACCAACCACAATTTAACGGCCGAACATTTATGCAACATGTATGGTTTTGAATACGAATCGGTATCCGATGCAGCTGACTTAAAAGACCGTTTGAATACGTTTTATACAGCAAGCCATAAGCCCAAATTACTGGAAATATTCACACCAAAACATTTGAATGATGAAGTGTTACTTGATTATTTTAAGGCTATGGGCTAA
- a CDS encoding DUF2853 family protein: MSKRDELIAKYAADLKDKCGVNPDMDLLTKVTIGCGPSIYNADAATVSGSDASELATVKNNFLIKKLGLKDGANLDEGIKAVMDKYGQSNRNKYRAVVYYLLVKHFGKESAY, encoded by the coding sequence ATGAGTAAAAGAGACGAGCTTATTGCAAAATATGCTGCAGATTTAAAAGACAAATGTGGTGTTAACCCAGACATGGATTTATTAACTAAAGTGACTATTGGTTGTGGACCATCAATTTACAATGCAGATGCAGCAACAGTTTCCGGGTCGGACGCATCTGAATTAGCCACTGTTAAAAACAATTTTTTAATTAAAAAATTAGGCTTAAAGGATGGTGCCAATTTAGATGAAGGCATAAAAGCTGTTATGGATAAATACGGACAATCTAACAGAAACAAATACAGAGCAGTGGTTTACTATTTATTGGTTAAGCATTTTGGTAAGGAATCTGCTTATTAA